One Ilumatobacter coccineus YM16-304 genomic window, CCCCGACTCACCGGCACGTCGCGGCCGGCCGCGAGCGCCGCGAGCACGAGGAGTACGGCGGCGGCGTTGTTGTTGACCACCATCGCATCTTCCGCACCACAGAGCTTGGCGAAGAGCTGTCCGACGGCGGTCTGGCGCGAACCTCGCTCGCCGGTCGACAGGTCGAACTCGACCGTTTGCGCGTGCGCCGACTGCCGGTGAGCGAGCGGCGCCCTGCCGAGGTTGGTGTGCAGCAGCACGCCGGTGGCGTTGACCACGTCGGTGAGCAGCGAACGGCTGAATGCGTCGGCTCTCGCCGGAGCGCTGTCGACGTCGCCGGCATCGATGGCGGCTCGGGCGATCTCGACCAGGATCGGGTGGGGCAGCCCCGTCGTCTTCAACGACCGAGCGAGCGTGTCCACCGACGGTGGACGTTGCGGGGCGGTCATGGCTGTTCCCGCTTCGTCATCACGTCAGCCTACGATCGCCGGCGTGAGCTTGCCGATTCCCATTGTCCGACTCGATGCCGATCTGCCGCTGCCCGCGTACGCCCACGAGGGTGATGCCGGGCTCGACCTGTACGCACGCGACGACATGCTGCTGGCTGCAGGCGGAGGTCGCGGTCTGGTGGCGACGGGCATCTCGATCGCGATCCCGGTCGGCTACGGCGGCTTCGTGCTCCCTCGGAGCGGCATGGCGCTGAAGCGCGGCATCAGTGTGGTCAACGCGCCGGGTCTGATCGATGCGGCCTACCGCGGTGAGATCAAGGTGATCCTCCTCAACACCGACCCGACCAGCGACTACCAGGTCAGCCGCGGCGACCGCATCGCGCAGCTCGTGATCCAACAGGTGGCCCAGGTCGAGTGGCAGGTGACCGACGATCTCGACGGAGCAGACCGCGGCGGCGGCTTCGGCCACTCCGGCCGCTGACCCCCACGCGACCACATCGAGCCTGGCCAAAAATCACCCCCACACGACCACATCGAGCCTGGGCAGAAATCACCCCCACGCGACCACATCGAGCCTGGGCAAAAATCACCCCCACGCGACCACATCGAGCCTGGCCAACAATCACCCCCACGCGACCACATCGAGCCTGGCCAACAATCACCCCCACGCGACCACATTTGGCCTGGGCAAAAATCACCCCCACGCGACCACATCGAGCCTGGGCAGAAATCACCCTGAGCGGCGGACGGCGTCGTCGGCGCTCTCAACCCCAGGCGAAGACGGGTTGCTCGAAGTCGGCGACTCGGCTGTCGATGCTCGGGCGGCCGTCGATGCAGAGCCAGCGGAACTGCACCAGCACTGCCCCG contains:
- the dut gene encoding dUTP diphosphatase encodes the protein MSLPIPIVRLDADLPLPAYAHEGDAGLDLYARDDMLLAAGGGRGLVATGISIAIPVGYGGFVLPRSGMALKRGISVVNAPGLIDAAYRGEIKVILLNTDPTSDYQVSRGDRIAQLVIQQVAQVEWQVTDDLDGADRGGGFGHSGR